The following DNA comes from Athene noctua chromosome 1, bAthNoc1.hap1.1, whole genome shotgun sequence.
TTCAGGGCTCCAGCCCTACTCTCTCTGCAGGAAACAGAGGAGCTGATCCAAGTTCAAAGTCACGTCGCCGTCCCTCCTAAGAAGTGCTTTATTTCCCTCCGAACCGCAAAAACTCCTTTCCCCCATGTCCCCGGGTAACACGGGAAGGGAGCGAGGgaaggaggggtgtggggggacagAGGCACCGGCAGCCAGCCCCGCACTCTCTCGCCGGGCCACCGCCAGAAACGCAGCCTTCGGCTCACGGCAGCTTTCGAGGGAGAAAAACAACGGGTCACCCAGAGTCGGTGCTAAACTGGTTTATTGGCAGAAGTTTTTTCAACAGGTTTCTGGAGGTGCCAGACCTGGCAGAACAAACGTCAGCCTTACCGGGAAAGCGTTTCCCTCTTTGTAAGTTTTAcgaaattttatttaaaaccgCTCTGCTCTTATTCTTGCAGGCTGCTGTGGCGGAGGGGGCTGGGGCgtggggtggaggggggacacgacacacacGAGCGAGAGCAATTTCTTGCTTCCCTTGGACTGCTTATACCATCCTCGCCTTCCAGCCCCTTTCCCCGGGAGGTGTCACCGTCCTCGAGGAAAGGGGGTGATGGGGAGGatgctccgcgccccccccccctctccggGCAGccgaggggggcggcggcgggggctcagGCTGCGGTGGGGCCAGGGGCTCTGCCCGCGGGAGGACGGGGCTGGCGGCAGCCTCGCCGGGGAAAGAGAGGTGGAAGGCCCATCCGGGGAGGTGGGAAGAGGGGGTCGTTccccccaaattcagccttcatctCTCCCCAGAGTAACAGGACGAGATGCGGGGCGGGGAAGGGGGCGTGCGGCCGGCCCGTAGGCTGGGAAGAAGAGGCCAGTTGAGCGGAATCACTTGCACCGTTGTCCGTATCAGAGACACTCATAAATTCAACAAGCTCATCAACAGGATATTAAGTTGCAGGTTACCTTTAATGGTGCCGATCCGAGCCACTTCTAGGCCGTTCGACCTATGACCCGTGAAGACCACATGTGTTGTGTGGTAGCCTCCCTCTGTAAAACACACTTCGGGACAAAAGTTCTTTGTCAGGCTCTACCGGCAGCgtaatgtaaaagaaaaaggggaaataatGAAAATCTCAGCCAAAGCTGTaacttttaaatgcctttttttttttttttttttaaaaaaaaaagctaggcaGGGCGGGGGCAGCAGGAAGGAGCACCTCGCTTTGGTGCTATTAATATTTATTGTTCTCTCAGTtgcacttatatatatatatatatatataaggagtTGCCGTACACGGTCCCTCTCTCGGCGGCGATGTAGTGAGGCGGAGGGGGGCGAGGAGCGGCGTAGCGCTGATTGCCAGGACGGGGGAGCCTCGGCCGAGAGGCAGCCGGTGCCTCTGCCCTCCTCGGCTGCGGCTGGGGGACGCGCAACGCCGCGTACTTTGCGTTCCCCACGCCCTGCCCCGCTGCGCGCCTCACTCCGCAGCCGGCGCAGACCCGGCTCAACGCCCCCCAAAAATGGGGTCTGCCCCAGCAGCACCGCCGAGTTTTTTTAGATGCACCTTTTATCCGTCTGGAGATGCCCATATATAAACGTTCGAGGCAGGAGAAGCGTCCCAATAAAGCGCGATGGACTTTGTAATACCATTTATGCTGTCATTCATAAATAACAATGCCATATGGTAACCATATTGCTTATACAAGTAAAGCCGTCAAAGTGTCACTATTTGATTTATCTCAACAGCTTCTTCCAACGGTGACGTTCAGCtacagggagaggggaaggggggagagagagcACAGAGCGAAATTTGGCCTGGGTTTCCTGAGGCCGCCTCTCTCTTTATCTCCCTCTCTGTATGCataatataaatgtatatatatatgtatgcatatataaatGGGGATTGAAGGATGGAAATATTTTGTCCTTATTTTATCCCTGTTTGTGAAAATCCCCGAAGGGGTCGTGCGGGGATGGATCCCTCTTTCCTCCGTGAGGCGCGCACAGAAAACGGCAGCTCCGAAACTTTGGCCCAAAGTCCCCGTCCCAAATGTGCGCCGAAtcccggccccggcagccccgacGGCCGCGGCAGCCCCGACGGCGGGCACGATGCCGGCACCCCCTCGGGGCCGTGTCCCAGCCCTTGGGCTCCCGCTGGGGTGCGTGCGGCGACGAGAGCCGGGCGTTTATTGGGCGCggaagaagtttatttttaaaggtataaAATATCTATCCCCTGACCCCCTGCAGAAAGAAGGGGCCAGCCGCCTCGCCGTCAAATCgtccctctctctccttttcgTGCCTGTGGTAAGTCACggcccaccccccacccctcccgcccgGGGTCCCGGTGCCTCCGTGCTGTCCCCCCGACGGGACGGTGAGGGGGGTACCGGGGTTTCTCCCCGCGGGGCTGTGACTCGCGGGGCTCCCGCCTACTGCTGGCGGAATCCGTCGCCGGTCACGCGTGTTGGCGGAGGGAACCGCGGCACAGGCTCCCCCACGCCTCAAGACAGCCCCACGGGCGAAGAAAGCCACCCGCGGCGGATGGTAAGCTGTTTTAGCAGACTTGGGGAGATCGGGAGGGAGGTCGTGCCGAAGAAAGCAGCAACCGCGCTCCCTTTCTAATGATTCCCCAGAAGAATGTTTTACACGTTATAAAATATTGCTCCCCGCTCCCTAACTATCAATAAGACGTGCATTAAAGACGATTGTTTGTAAATGATGTTCATGATCATTAGCATACATTTACATAATGCAGCTTACAGCTCAACATTTTACAGCTAACCACCTCCTAAAGCCGATAGCCAGAGCTCGGTTTATAGAGGAAATAGACCTTTCCGAAATATATCTGAGGGTTTCCAGGCTTTCACCCCGCCTCTGCAGCCTCCCCCCGTGTCCCTTGGCGGGTTTGCCGGCGAGCGGGGCGCTGCGGGAAGGCTCTGCAGCCGGCTCCGccgcgggagcggggcgcggggccgacCCCCGACGGGCGCTGCCGGGGGCTTGGGGGGGCGGAGGGCAAAGGCACGGCCCGCCTCCCTCCGCTGCGGCCCCCCCAGCGCAGCGGCAGCCTAGGCCTGAGCTGGGGTCGGTGAGTTAATAATGGGCTTTGAATTCTTCACCGCCCTTTTGGAGCTGGCACTGTCCAAAACTGTGCCGGCCCGGGCAGCCACTTCCGCGGCCAGTCCTAAAAATGGGTGAATTTCCACGTGAGTCTCGTCCCTCCCCACAGTCGCGGGTCAGATGCCTATTACCcagctataaaatattttctttgttttatagcCCCTCATAAAATGAAATTGATCGGGGGGATATATTTGAATTAAGACGTATTAAATCGATGACAGATACATATCACGCTGCGTTTAACAAGAGCGGGACGAGGAGGCGTGCGCAAGGTACCGCGTAGCCGCGGTACTGCTCTTCACCTCCACAGCATCTCCCGACAAACCGTTACACCTCGGCAGCAACGTGCCCAGaatttgggggagggaggaggggcaCTTTTTAGATGCACGTAtagaaaatatacatatataaatacgTGTATTGACGTACAGCTAGTTTGCGAGAAGTTTTTACTGTGCAATAAAACCATCGAGCAGCCCCTTTTAAAACCCGGGGGTTGTTTATTCTCCTTCCTTGCCCTGCAGCATCACTGAAGCCCCCACCACGGCCAGGCAAGCGGGGAGCATAGGTTCGgctctgggggggtgggggggcaccgGCGGGTCTCGCTTCGCTCCCCCTTAGCGGGGAAGAAAGCCGGGGCTCCCCACGGGGCCGGTTCCTGCGctacagcccctgccccacccccctccccttttgGCAGCCGTGGGCCAAATCCTGCGAGTTTTCCCCACGTGAGTAGCagcgggagggagaggggagggctgGAACCTGGCCCGGGAAACGCCGGACCAGGACGGGGCTTCTTTTGGACGTGGCTCGGCAAAGGGCAACAGCGGGGACGCGCAGATGTAGCCGGGTCAAGAGGATTAGGTGGCCGGGGAGGGCCGGGAGgcggggggcgtgtgtgtgtggggggtgtccgTTGGCATCCTCCGCCCCGTTTCCTCTCCTGGCGTGGCGGAGGAGCGTCCCTCGCTGCCCcgcaggcagggaagggcaggcagcctgcctgcacTTTCGAGGAGCCGCGGGAGCGCCGGGCATTTCCCAGGGGGACCAGCAGCCTAAGGAAAGCAAATGACATATCAATAAAGGTCACCTCTCCTCCCGCGGCCCCAAAGAAAAGTCACGGCAGTGCTCTTTTCCCCCTTTTGGATTGACAGGGAAATCCCCGGCCTGCCTTTTCGGCACCCCCAAACGGCAGCATCCTCCTTTGTGTGGAAGTGGCGGTTTTGGCGCTCCACAAAGCGCTTCGCTTTCGAGGGCCAACACACCCCGCACCCCAGGGGCGGTCCCAACTCTCACCCGGCCCGTCCCCCACCTCTGGCCCCCTTTAGGGCACTCCCCACTTTTCTTGCCTTTTCGTcgagggcagcagctcctggcagtCACCCCCCAGTCGAAGACTCCCCCATTTCCcagccccccgccctcctccctccccggcATCCCAAAGCGTCGAGGGGCGTTGGTGCTCCGGGCCGGTGAGACGGCGGCGGTTTCATCCCTACTTTGCCGTTACTAAATGAAGGCTGAGACCGGGGGCAGCTGCCTGGGGGTACCCAGGTGGCGTACCCCCGAGGAGCGTGGGGTGGCTCTCCCGACGGGGCGCCCCGGGaaggggctgcggggcaccctgGGAGGAGGAAGCCCCCGAGGAGGCGGCGAGCGCAGGCTCCCAAAACTTCTCCCTAACATGTGCTGCTTGCCTGCCCCCGCCCCGTCTGCTCACTCatttattttctaaaggaaaggattccccccgccccgctcccccgccgccctcTTCTTTTTAGGAAAACGTTGTCTGCCTTCCCCTAGAGTTGCCTTCAATCGCCCGAGCACACACAGCCACGTCTCGCGTGGGTGTGGGGTGGCGTGTGCTACACCAGGGCGTGCTTTCCCGCCTCATCGATGAATGATGAATGATggccctccaaaaaaaaaaaaaaaaaaaaaaaaaagaagatagcaGGAAACCGAGCGCGGAGCCCGGCAGCAGCCCCGCGCGTGGGTCGCTCCCAGGCGTGGAGAGAATCCCCGCGGCACCGCAAACGTAAACACGGCTGCGCAGCGCCCCATCCAGCGCCGGGGGAGCGGCAGCtgctgcccgctgctgcccgctgctgcccgctgctgcccgctgctgcccgttgctgcccgctgctgcccgctgccggcgggggatggggggaggggggcggcgggtgcGCCCCGTCGGGCCCCGCGCGAAGTTTTGCAAGTGCAACttcggggggcggcgcggggggggggacgggggaggggggggcggatCCCCGCTGCGCCGGCGGCCTGAAAGGGAGCCAATCGCGCGGCCTCGGCCGCTGCCAATCATCGGGATCCGTCCAATCCCCGCGGCGCCGTGTCCGAGCCGCGttccccgccgcgccgccgaAGTGTGGTGAGGGCTCTGCCAATCGCGGGCGGCCAGAGCGGGGCCGGGGACGCGCGGGGCTCGGAGCGCAGACAAAAGAAGTTAAAGAGCCGCTTAATATATACATGTTTTTGAAGGCgggtagagggaaaaaaataacaacagcgAGCGTAGATGGGCTTGGCTGTGTCGTTATGGAGCCCCCTTTGAGCAAGAGGAACCCGACACTGAGATTAGCGGATTTGGCAGCGGCTCAGCCCCATCCTCACCAGAACATGACAGGCTTCCCGGGGCTGGGGAACCACCACGTCCACCCCCACCACGCGGCCCACCTCCACCCCGGGGACGCGGGCGGCGACCCCGGCGGCGCCCTGACGCCGCTCGGACCCGAGCACATGGCGCAGCCCGCCGCCCTCAAGCTCACTCCCGAGGCGctcaccgccgccgccgccgctttcgccgcgcccgccgccaccaccgccgccgccgccgccgccaccgccgccgccgccaccaccgccgccgccgccgcctacgcgccgcccgccgccgccctcccgggCTACCCgtcggggggggcggcgggacgggacTTCCTCCTGCGGCGGgagctgcccgccgccgccgccgccgccgccgccgtgcacGGGGCGCTGGGCGAACAGCACCCGCCGGCCGGCTCCCCCCACCTCCCGCACCCGCCGCCCCACGGCGTCTTCATCTCGGCCGCCGGCACCTACGGCGCGGCCGACGGGGCGCACGACGCCTTCCCGCCGCCCGGAGAGCAGGGAGCGCCCGCCGGTCGCCACCCGCCGCTCAACGGGCAGATGCGCCTGGGgctggcggccgccgccggggagcTGTACGGGCGCGCCGAGGCGCACtacggggccgcggccgccgcctcctcctcggcGCTGCAAGGCTACGGCTCCGTTAACCTCaacctggcggcggcggcggccggccaCGGGCACCCGCACCCGCAccacccccatccccaccaccaccaccaccaccaccaccaccaccaccatgcgCACgtcggggcggcggcagcggcggcggccggggccttCCTGCGGTACATGCGGCAGCCCATCAAGCAAGAGCTGATCTGCAAGTGGATCGACCGggagccgcctcctcctcctcctcctccgccgcctccgccgccacCGGGCGGTAGGAAGCCTTGCTCCAAAACTTTCAGCACGATGCAGGAGCTGGTGAGCCATGTCACCGTGGAGCACGTCGGCGGGCCCGAGCAGAGCAGCCACGTGTGCTACTGGGAGGAGTGTCCCCGCGAAGGCAAACCCTTCAAAGCGAAATACAAACTCATCAACCACATCCGAGTGcacacgggagagaagcccttcccctgccccttccccggctgcGGGAAGGTCTTTGCCCGCTCCGAAAACCTAAAGATCCACAAGCGGACTCATACAGGTGGgtgctcccccccgcccccgtcccgccgccTCTGTAAGGGGtttcttccatttcctttctctctctctctctctcttctttttttttttttttaccttttccacctcttttcctcctctcctacGCACCGCCGGACATGTGACTTTTTCATGAATAAGTAATTCGGGTAGCACTCGGGCCACGCACACGCACCCGGCCCCTCTGCCCTGCACACACGTGTCCCGTGTGTGTGTCgtcgcccccccggcccccccgcttCTTCCCCACCCACCTCCGCCACCCACCTTCGCGCACCACCGGATAAATGCACCCATTAATAAATAACGCCGagccggggtgtgggggggagatCAACAGCAGCCCCGCGGAAGAGCGAGGGGAGGGTGAGAGCCCCCCTGCCCGGGGCACCCCGGGGGGCTCACCCCGCCGATGGGAAGAGCTGCGCGGCGCCCCCCCCTGCCTCGGAGGACGGCGGTTCTGTTTCTCCTGCCGGTTCTACCAGCGGGGAcggagccgggcggggggcgctTGGCCCGGCGGAGATGGGGCGCCGGGGGCTCTTGGGGGCGCAGTTCCCCTGCGTTGCGGGCGCCGGCAGCGCGGCAATCGGGGCTACCGGGGCTACCGGGCTGCCCCCGCTACCGGGACTACCGGGACTACCGATGGTGCTACCGGTTGTGCCCCCCTGCCGGGGCTACCGATGGGGGTTGCCGGCGCCGCCGCTGCTACCGGGACAGCCGGTGCTACCGGGGCTGTCGGTGCCGCCGGGGCTCCCGGAACGGACCCCGCTCCCGAAgctgccggtgctgcccgggCGGCTCCCGCGGAGCCGGGAGGAGGGCGCAGGGCGGGGGAAGGCCCTTGCCGGGAGACGCTTCCCTCTCTTTGTGGATCTAAGGAGGAAACTTCAAAGCAGCCCCGGCTGCCCGGCGGGGCTTGGAGGACCGCGAGCTGCGGGAGGAGGGAGCGGCACCcccgggggtgccccggggggcaggctgggcccggcgcggggctcctggaggggcttgggggggcgTTGGAGCCTTTGAGATTTTTgcgtttggttgttggttttgggttttgggttgggtttttgttttttggtgtgttttttttttttttttttttttttttccaatttctccttctttctcacCACCCCCGAAATACGCATTTCGATCTGAGCGTTAAAACTGCCGAAAACGAACGAAGCCGGGATTTATAGTGGTAGACAAATATTATTCCTCGGAGGACACTTAAGGAAGTGGAGTTGCCGTAATTGCTTTCTTGATTTATTGTGTGCTGCTCGGGAAGAGAAAAGCGGCGACCGTGCAACGTGTTGTTCCGATGTAAAACCAAATGGCCCATGGCGGAAAGGATTATAGATTTTTATCTCCGGAATATGTCAGGCATGAGCACATGTGTAGCTGCGGAGACCTGATGAtgcccagccccaggctctcTGCACCCAGAGCCGGGGAAAAGAAGGGGGgctgggtgggggtggggggaaatttCTCCTGTGTGAGGGCTGACACGTTTTTTGAGAGGTGATTGTTGTTGTTGTGTTAATGACACCGCCGAATGAGATAAATGCTGGAGGCTCGTGGTTTTGTCATCTAACCTTCCCCATCTGTCttgatttggaaaacaaaacttcACCGCGCACCTTTCTGGGCTCCTCAACTCTTTCCCAGCTCCAAAGGCGGGAAAAGAGCGAGTCCTGGGAAGGCTTGAGGGGAGCGGGTGAGGGAAGCAGGGGGATTCAGCGGGAAAAGGAGCCCCCCAATAATCTAAATATGTATCGGGTACACTTTGCAGCAATGAGCTGTGGTCGAGCGTTGCCCCGAGGCCCTGCGTGGGACATGGCCCCTTGCAAAGGAAATTTAGAGGAGTTTGCAGCCGGGGGTCCCCCTCTGCCCGGGCCCCTCGAGGGGTGCACAGCCCCCGGGAGGATGCCCACGCGTGAGCCCACGTGGGAAGGCTATCCCCACGCGGAAGGGGCCGTTGCAACAAAGCAGCACTCGGGGCTCGGGATGCGGGGCAACAGCCTCCCTCGAATGACAGCTCGGCCCGCGGGAGACGTGACTCTTTCCCACGCACAGCCCTCAGGTGGACGAGGGATCCCAAAACTTTTGTCCCGATCAGATTAAATACTGTCAGTTTTTCGGCTCATCTTTAATTTAGTTATGTGCAGCCTGGGAGCAGGAGAGATTTACAAACTATTCGTTTATTATGGGcattttgggggggaggggggacgTAATAACACAGCAATTGTATCATTAGAGGATTTTGCGTGTTTCGATTAACCCTGCGGGAAGAAGAGTATGTCGGTAATCCAGGAGGTGTTTgcttgattgattttttttcccccctttaccTCGAAAGCATCACCCCAGGAGCTGCACACCGCGCTCTGTGGCTGCAGCCCCTTTTGAGGACAAATCGCTGTCCCCACCACTGGTGCATCCTAACGGGAACGGGGACCCTTCCCCCGCGCCCCATCCTGCAAAATCGCTGCCCCCTCGCCGGAGAAGGTGCTCAGGATCGTCAGGCTTCCCTCACGACGattcccacccccctcccccttaAAAAAAAGAGTCACCCCAAAGCCTCTccgcgctccccgccccccccctccgccggcaCTGCGGTTGCCGGGAGGAGTCAGGGGACGGCGCCTGGCATCTCGCCCCCTTCTTTGGGTTGAAACCACCTACAAATGGTTAAACTCTGACGTGACGCCCTCGTCAGCGTGCCAGGGACACTCCAGGACCTTCCCCGTTCCTGGATTTGTGCGGAATTGGATCGTCGCGATCCGCAGGTTGACGAGGAGGAGCTACCCGCGGGCTGTGCACCCCTCGAGGGGGTCCCCCTCTTCCCCGTCCCCTCGAGGGGTGGCACATCCCCCAGGGGGGAACCAACGGGGAAAGACACTTCCCTAAAGCCCCGACGGGGGGACGCGGCTTGGTCCGGCGGGTCGGAGCATCTCTCGGGAGaggggggctgctctggggctctGCGGGCACCACTGGCAGCGGAACGTGTGAGCCCGCATCTTCGCGGTAGTACAGATATAAACCGGCCAACTCGCCGGTAGATCCGCTTTGTTTCTCcggggaaagtaaaaaaaaaaaaaaaaaattaatgaactaACGAAGTGACTCGAAATTTGTCTCGGTGGGAGTGGGAGTGTGCGGGGGTTTCCGCGCACACGAAAACTCAACTCAAACCCCACGAGATACATTTTCTTgccatctcttttttttgttgttgttaaaggTTAAACTCACTCTTTGTAGTGCTACCACTTCGCTGGTAGGTGAGCggattttaattgaaaaagttgACGTGTAAATAGGCTGCGGAGGCACATGTTTCTATAGTAACAGCCGAGAAATAgctagttttaaaaaataaaaatcgttTTCTTTTTTTCCGTTATTATTCTGCTAAACGTGATATGGTTTTACAAACGGAAAGAGCAATAAAAATCGCCGGGTGAAAATTAGAAAGCGTCCACCGAGAGAGCTGCTACGTTGTTACTGATGAGCGCTAGGAGCAAAACAGATCTAAAACCACTCATCAGCTGTGCATAAACCGACAACATTTTTTACTCAAGAGCCGCAATAGTCATGGCAAGAATTATCTGTACAGGTCTGTCTGCACTGGGCTCACATGTAGCATGGCAGGGAAAGAACAAGTTGCTGTAAGAAACTCCAGTCCGTGTGTAGTAGAGGGATTTGGAAGATTTTATTCCCTGGTCTCTCAGCAATGGGTGTTTACTCAGCCCTATTCGGGAGCTACGAGGAAGGGTCGGTCCGGGCACGGCCATATGTACCAGAACATATATGTGCCAGGGTACGGTATGTTCAGAAAACGgagggagtgtgtgtgtgaaagGTACGCCAGGCAAACCCGCCCCGGGCTGCTTTTCACAACCGTTTTAACTATTAAGC
Coding sequences within:
- the ZIC5 gene encoding LOW QUALITY PROTEIN: zinc finger protein ZIC 5 (The sequence of the model RefSeq protein was modified relative to this genomic sequence to represent the inferred CDS: inserted 5 bases in 3 codons; deleted 2 bases in 1 codon), whose product is MFLKAGRGKKITTASVDGLGCVVMEPPLSKRNPTLRLADLAAAQPHPHQNMTGFPGLGNHHVHPHHAAHLHPGDAGGDPGGALTPLGPEHMAQPAALKLTPEALTAAAAAFAXRPPPPPPPPPPPPPPPPPPPPPPPAPPAAALPGYPSGGAAGRDFLLRRELPAAAAAAAAVHGALGEQHPPAGSPHLPHPPPHGVFISAAGTYGAADGAHDAFPPPGEQGAPAGRHPPLNGQMRLGLAAAAGELYGRAEAHYGAAAAASSSALQGYGSVNLNLAAAAAGHGHPHXAPPPSPPPPPXHHHHHHHAHVGAAAAAAAGAFLRYMRQPIKQELICKWIDREPPPPPPPPPPPPPPGGRKPCSKTFSTMQELVSHVTVEHVGGPEQSSHVCYWEECPREGKPFKAKYKLINHIRVHTGEKPFPCPFPGCGKVFARSENLKIHKRTHTGEKPFKCEFDGCERKFANSSDRKKHSHVHTSDKPYYCKIRGCDKSYTHPSSLRKHMKIHCKSPPPSPPPGSQGYVAAGPPDGPLPPEADPAAEPPRGRAAALSPPVTNLSEWYVCQAGGAPRRPRTPSSRDASPASEGDEPHRTSGGRAAP